One genomic segment of Chloroflexota bacterium includes these proteins:
- a CDS encoding lysophospholipid acyltransferase family protein, with protein MTEPGTSDIAGREAARETRDRPAGPRIGLEAPHRRLEERFRPLERVTVRAYRTAAWLLAHLPPRPAWTVIGWFSQAGYLLWPKKRHWVDANFGHVLGREPSHRSVRRLALRAYGHYARYLVELMRLPSLPPAAVGGLVEPEGIEDLERYWRESDGVILVAGHVGNNEACAAGVASRGWPISVVADDSSFPEMFELLRRQRESWGVSVIPWRNLRAVYAVLRRKELLALLIDWGYRADGIPVRLFGAWTTLPAGPAALAAKTGSTIVPVTIRRLADGRFRATLDMPIRVASNAPAELQRATQAVADALERTIAAAPEQWYSFKPMWPPTAEESAELEARAAAMLASGA; from the coding sequence GTGACGGAGCCCGGGACGAGCGACATCGCCGGTCGAGAGGCCGCACGGGAGACGCGGGACCGGCCGGCGGGACCGCGGATCGGGCTCGAGGCGCCGCACCGTCGGCTCGAGGAACGCTTCCGACCGCTGGAGCGGGTGACCGTCCGAGCGTACCGGACCGCAGCGTGGCTCCTCGCCCACCTCCCGCCGCGGCCGGCCTGGACCGTCATCGGCTGGTTCAGCCAGGCCGGCTACCTGCTCTGGCCAAAGAAGCGACACTGGGTGGACGCGAACTTCGGTCACGTCCTCGGCCGCGAGCCGTCCCATCGTTCCGTGCGGCGCCTCGCCCTCCGCGCCTACGGCCACTACGCTCGCTACCTCGTGGAGCTCATGCGCCTGCCGTCGCTTCCTCCGGCCGCCGTGGGCGGGCTCGTCGAGCCTGAGGGCATCGAGGATCTCGAACGCTACTGGCGCGAGTCGGACGGGGTCATCCTCGTGGCGGGCCACGTCGGGAACAACGAGGCCTGCGCGGCCGGCGTCGCGTCCCGGGGCTGGCCGATCAGCGTCGTCGCCGACGATTCGTCGTTCCCGGAGATGTTCGAGCTCCTCCGCCGGCAGCGCGAGTCGTGGGGCGTCTCCGTCATCCCGTGGCGGAACCTCCGGGCCGTCTATGCGGTCCTCCGACGGAAGGAGTTGCTCGCGCTCCTCATCGATTGGGGCTACCGCGCCGACGGGATCCCGGTCCGCCTGTTCGGAGCGTGGACGACACTTCCGGCAGGCCCGGCGGCGCTCGCCGCGAAGACCGGCTCGACGATCGTCCCGGTGACGATCCGCCGTCTCGCCGACGGGCGGTTCCGGGCGACCCTCGACATGCCGATCCGGGTCGCGTCGAACGCTCCCGCCGAGCTCCAGCGCGCGACCCAGGCGGTCGCGGACGCGCTTGAGCGGACCATCGCGGCCGCGCCGGAGCAGTGGTACTCATTCAAGCCGATGTGGCCCCCGACCGCGGAAGAGTCGGCGGAGCTCGAGGCGCGGGCCGCGGCGATGCTCGCCTCCGGGGCGTGA